The following is a genomic window from Bactrocera tryoni isolate S06 chromosome 2, CSIRO_BtryS06_freeze2, whole genome shotgun sequence.
GAACACCGAAAGCAGAGCCAATATAACCAATTGCATTTTTTGGGTATATAAGACCCATTGCTTGCTAACTGCAATCATCAGTTCACTTCGGTAGCTTCACAGTTCAAGTTATTACAAGAACCCAAAACAACTCAAATCATTCACAATGAAATCCTTCGTTTGCATTGCTCTCTTCGCCGCCATCTTCAGCGTTGCCTTGGCTGGTACAGCCGTATCCGGTGTTCAGGAGGCAGAAGCCGAACAAGGTGTACAAGGTGCCTACGAATTGAGCCGTTTCCGTAAGTCGGCTTATGGTGGTGGCGCCGCCGCTAGCATTCCAGCACCTCCTTGCCCAAAGAACTACCTCTTCAGCTGTCAACCTAACTTGGCGCCAGTCGCTTGTGCCGCTCCAGCTGCTCCATCATACGGCTCAGCCGGTGCTTACTCAGCGCCCATCCCAACTTATGTGGCTCCTATTCCCTCTGGCTATGCTGGTGTGGGCTACAACCCACAATTCTATCAATATTGAGGAAACGATGTGAATCTTGAATTGGCCATGGACTTGCGATAACTTGCGAATTGGAGGGAGTACAAGTGGAATTAGTCATTTAGTTGTATTTATAAATCATTTTaggcgaaaaaataataaaaaaaattaagattttttaacgaaaaatttcagttttatcaTTGTACATCTTTGGCTAAAGGCACTAGAACACTAGTGTTAAGTTGGTGTTCTATTTGTCCTCTTAGCACAAGAAAGGTTTCATCTTCTTAATTTTGGATATAAGAAAGTCTTTGTACTGACTATAAAGCTATCGATTTTAAGAGAAACACTACTGCCAGGTACATTGATTTTGATAAGTGGACTAACCATTTTGCAAGTTTTCGATTTGAACCTTCGATTGCCAGCTGCCTTGAAAACCTTTGTAGCTTCTAACTGTTGAAAATATCGATTGAGGATCGTTCAAACAAAACGAATGCGAAACAGTGTAATGAATAATATTAGTTGTGTTAAAGACTATATAAAGCGTGATACATTTCGAGGtcccttacttttttaaagaaaaagtacAGAAACTGcgaatttaatgaggaatgtttattatcatccgAAAGGACCTTCTTcggcatttgttttttgaagatcatctcattcaaatgttggccgcggctacgttgcagatggtccatccgtccgagcatttcgattggtagcAGGCGAGTCACACGCGTAATGTTtcgctccaaggcctgaatcaaagcgggattattcgcatagactttagactttgcatatccccacaggaaaaaggtctaacggtgtgatatcacgaTCTTGATGCCCAATTTGCCGGCCCAAAAGGTACAATTATCTGCTCCCCGAAGTGCTTTCTCAATAAATCATTTACTGATGtgttgtgtgggaagtggcgccgtcttgttggaacgaaatgtcgccgagatcacgagcttcaatttcaggcaataaatagttggttatcatggggCGATAACGGgcgccattgatggttacgttctcaccggcacaatttttatgttatattttcttcactttcaaaaagaaaactttaaaattttgccGAAAATTCTCTTCTGTTTGGAAGACACATATCTTTAACAGAGGTTCCTACGAATTTTCGAGTTTAAGAGAATTTGTCAAAAAGCCAGATTGTTGAAAACGAAGTGATTCAAATGGGTTAAAAAAAGGTTATACCATAAACATGCTCTCTGGCCCCAAAAATCAGAAATAATGCTGACTGATGTAGAGATATAGATTAGtagataagaataaaaaaaaaattccgaaacggtttcaaataaaaacaaactttttcgAATCTAACCTAAAAATGTCACTTTTCCCGATTTCGAATATATCAGTCCATACAAATGACAGTGATCTCATAACAATCACTATCTGcccaataatttattaattattttgtttttcctcCACCTAAAGCATAACCGTTACCTTTTATCAATAAAACCAATAACCTTTATGGCTACAACAATTCAacctttatat
Proteins encoded in this region:
- the LOC120769802 gene encoding vitelline membrane protein Vm26Aa-like, with product MKSFVCIALFAAIFSVALAGTAVSGVQEAEAEQGVQGAYELSRFRKSAYGGGAAASIPAPPCPKNYLFSCQPNLAPVACAAPAAPSYGSAGAYSAPIPTYVAPIPSGYAGVGYNPQFYQY